One part of the Lapillicoccus jejuensis genome encodes these proteins:
- a CDS encoding enoyl-CoA hydratase/isomerase family protein, translating to MSEFVRLEVDGGVGTIRLERPPMNPLSVQVQEEIRAAATEAAERADVRAVVVWGGEKVFAAGADIKEMQTMSYTDMVDRSAALQSSLTAVARIPKPTVAAITGYALGGGCELALACDFRVAADDAKLGQPEILLGIIPGAGGTQRLSRLVGPARAKDLIYSGRFVAADEALAIGLVDRVVPKAEVHDTAVAWMRTFAAGPAYALRAAKEAVDRGLETDLDTGLEIERMLFAGLFATHDRTAGMTSFVEQGPGKAVFEGR from the coding sequence ATGAGCGAGTTCGTGCGCCTCGAGGTCGACGGCGGGGTCGGGACCATCCGGCTCGAGCGGCCGCCGATGAACCCGCTGTCGGTGCAGGTGCAGGAGGAGATCCGCGCCGCCGCCACGGAGGCCGCCGAGCGCGCCGACGTGCGCGCGGTCGTCGTCTGGGGCGGCGAGAAGGTCTTCGCCGCGGGCGCCGACATCAAGGAGATGCAGACGATGTCCTACACGGACATGGTCGACCGCTCCGCGGCCCTGCAGTCCTCGCTGACCGCGGTCGCCCGGATCCCCAAGCCGACCGTCGCCGCGATCACCGGCTACGCCCTCGGCGGCGGCTGCGAGCTCGCGCTCGCCTGCGACTTCCGGGTCGCCGCCGACGACGCGAAGCTGGGCCAGCCGGAGATCCTGCTCGGCATCATCCCGGGCGCCGGTGGCACGCAACGGCTCTCGCGGCTCGTCGGCCCCGCCCGGGCCAAGGACCTCATCTACTCGGGTCGCTTCGTCGCCGCCGACGAGGCCCTCGCGATCGGCCTCGTCGACCGCGTCGTCCCCAAGGCCGAGGTCCACGACACCGCGGTCGCGTGGATGCGCACCTTCGCGGCCGGGCCGGCGTACGCGCTGCGGGCGGCCAAGGAGGCCGTCGACCGCGGGCTCGAGACCGACCTCGACACCGGGCTCGAGATCGAGCGGATGCTCTTCGCCGGCCTCTTCGCCACCCACGACCGCACGGCGGGCATGACCTCGTTCGTCGAGCAGGGCCCCGGCAAGGCGGTCTTCGAGGGGCGCTGA
- a CDS encoding MFS transporter, with the protein MDTSGGPARDAALVLTGVTLTDLAFRVSQVALPLLVLTGTGSTAATGVVAGVTGVPVLLSPWWARRLRHHLSDGRRLAACSLVGTGGQVVVATWATTHARAWWPLVVGGLVLGSAQALTDPGRDALVADLGDGLPGVDRAVGLLSARELGRRIGMVLGPVLGGLGVTAGHAVVLLWGEVGAGVAAAALVASVRPATPGPVGAGPPPRVRPLLRERPDVLAGWVVRGTGCLLWFSFTIGLTVLGVRQGRPGTVLAVGLTGYGAGSVAGALLTLPLLRRVAPLPAVATAWGVTGLAWVTIGLTTGTPSGTAVLAAAAATSGVGIAVGNAGVTAQVVRSSRGADRRALLAGQSALVQATGSLGSFVGGSVVGGVGPVATLGTAGVVLVVTAVVTPTLGRRRAPRATPPVAARSCAREGGS; encoded by the coding sequence GTGGACACGTCAGGCGGGCCGGCGCGGGACGCGGCCCTGGTCCTCACGGGGGTCACCCTCACCGACCTGGCCTTCCGGGTCTCGCAGGTCGCCCTCCCCCTGCTCGTCCTCACCGGGACCGGGTCCACCGCGGCGACCGGCGTCGTCGCCGGGGTCACGGGGGTGCCGGTCCTCCTCTCCCCGTGGTGGGCCCGCCGTCTGCGACATCACCTGTCCGACGGGCGCCGGCTGGCCGCGTGCTCCCTCGTCGGGACCGGCGGTCAGGTCGTCGTGGCGACCTGGGCGACGACGCACGCCCGCGCGTGGTGGCCGCTGGTCGTGGGCGGCCTGGTGCTCGGCAGCGCCCAGGCGCTGACGGATCCGGGCCGCGACGCCCTCGTCGCGGACCTCGGGGACGGGCTGCCCGGCGTGGACCGCGCGGTCGGTCTCCTGAGCGCCCGGGAGCTCGGCCGCCGGATCGGGATGGTCCTCGGGCCCGTCCTCGGCGGGCTCGGGGTCACCGCCGGCCACGCCGTCGTCCTCCTCTGGGGTGAGGTCGGCGCCGGGGTGGCCGCCGCCGCGCTCGTGGCGTCGGTGCGACCGGCTACCCCGGGGCCGGTCGGGGCCGGTCCCCCGCCCCGCGTCCGCCCGCTGCTGCGGGAGCGACCGGACGTGCTCGCCGGCTGGGTGGTCCGTGGGACGGGCTGCCTGCTGTGGTTCTCCTTCACGATCGGGCTGACCGTCCTCGGGGTGCGGCAGGGGCGGCCCGGCACCGTCCTCGCCGTCGGGTTGACGGGGTACGGAGCCGGCTCCGTCGCGGGTGCGCTGCTGACCTTGCCGTTGCTGCGCCGCGTGGCTCCACTGCCCGCCGTCGCGACCGCCTGGGGCGTGACGGGGCTCGCCTGGGTGACGATCGGCCTGACCACGGGGACGCCGTCGGGCACCGCCGTCCTCGCGGCGGCCGCTGCCACGTCGGGCGTGGGGATCGCGGTCGGCAACGCCGGGGTCACGGCCCAGGTCGTGCGCAGCAGCAGGGGTGCCGACCGTCGAGCGCTCCTGGCCGGCCAGTCGGCCCTCGTCCAGGCCACCGGCTCGCTCGGCTCGTTCGTCGGGGGGTCCGTGGTGGGCGGCGTGGGCCCGGTGGCGACCCTCGGGACCGCCGGCGTCGTCCTCGTCGTCACCGCGGTCGTGACGCCCACCCTCGGACGCCGACGTGCCCCACGCGCGACCCCTCCGGTGGCGGCGCGCTCCTGCGCGCGCGAGGGTGGCTCATGA